The sequence AAAAATACGCTGACATCGATGCCTTTCTGGCGAAAGGCCAGGCCGGCATCCAGCGCGCTAAATACGCACCCTTCCCCGTTGTGGCCGCACCTTACGGCATGGTGTTGGGCGGGGGCTGTGAAACCTGCCTGAGCGCAGACCGCATCGTTGCACATACCGAGCTCTTTATGGGCCTGGTTGAAATCGGCGTGGGCCTGCTGCCTGCCGGCGGAGGCTGCATGAACCTGTGGAAAAAATATGTGGATGCCCTGCCGGGCAAAACCGTAAAAGAGGTGAATCTGGCCAAATTATTTGTCCAGGCATTTATGAAAATTGCCATGGCCGCCGTATCCATGTCAGCCGCCCAGGCCCGGGATAACGGGCTCCTCGGCCTTGGCGACCGGATTGTCATGAACCGTGACAACCTTGTGGGCGAAGCTAAAAAAGAAGTGCTTAAAATGGTGGATGATGGATATGTTCCCCCGCTGAAAAAGAAAATCAAGGTGATTGGCAATGCCGGACAGGGCATGGTCAATGCTGAGATCTTCAATCTGCTTAACGGCAAATTCATGAGCGAATATGATGCCTTTTTAGCCCGACGCATTGCCTATGTCGTCAGCGGCGGCGATGTCTGCGAGGGCAGTGAGATCACCGAAGAAGCCATCCTTAAACTTGAACGAGAGGCGTTTGTGGATTTCTGCAAAGAGGAAAAGACCATTGCCAGAATCGACCATATGCTGAAAACCGGGAAGCCGCTTAGAAACTAATGTTTGAACCAAACACAAACGATATTTGGCCAAGCGCTTTAAGATTTTACTAGGAGAATACACAAATGAAAGACGCATATATAGTACAATCCGTACGGACCCCGGGCTGCAAGCAAAAAAAAGGATTGTTCAGCCAGACCCGGCCTGAAGAGCTGATTTCTTTTATTATGAAGGAAGCGGTTGAAAGAACCCCTAATCTGAAATTCGAAGATATTGACGATGTCATGCTGGGCTGCGCCTTCCCCGAAGCGGAACAGGGCCTGAATCTGGGTCGGATTGCAGCCAAAATGGCAGGCTTCCCGGATGAGGTCTCCGGAGCGACGGTGAACCGGTTTTGTGCATCCGGCCTTGAAGCCATCGCCCTGGCTTCGATGCGGGTAACTGCAGGCTGGTCTGACATATGCATCGGTGCAGGCTGTGAGTCCATGACCTTTGTGCCCATGGGCGGAAACGTTCCCCGGCCCCATCCGGAATATTCAAAAACCAATCCAGAAATGTACGTATCCATGGGGATCACCGCTGAAAACGTCGCTGAGCGCTATAATGTCTCCAGGGAAGATCAGGATGCCTTTGCCGCTCAGTCCCAGGCCAAGGCCTTGGCAGCCAGGGATGGTGGAAATTTTATCGAAATCATCCCCACTCCGGCCTACAAATATGTTGCCCAGCCTGACGGAACGTATAAAAAAGAGACCTTTATTGTTGAACATGATGACGGCATCCGGGCCTCCACACCGGAGGGGTTAGCCAAACTGGGCGCGGTGTTCAAGGTTAATGGAACCGTTACTGCCGGAAACTCCTCCCAGACCACGGACGGGGCGGCAGCCACCATCGTCGCGTCCAAGGAAAAGTGCGAAGAATTTGGCCTGACCCCCATTGCCAGGCTGATTGGCTATACCACAGTGGGCTGCAAGGCGGATGAAATGGGCGTAGGTCCCAAATATGCCATCCCCAAAGTGCTTAAACAGGTGGGAATGACCATTGACGACATCGACATTTATGAAATCAATGAGGCCTTTGCCTCCCAGGCGTTGCATTGCATCCGGGAACTTGGCCTTGAAAAATACATGGATAAAATCAACATTCACGGCGGTGCCATCGCCTTGGGCCACCCTTTGGGATGCACCGGTGCCAAACTGACCGCCACATGCATTGCCAACCTCAAGGAAGTTGGCGGCAAATATGGTATTGTTTCCATGTGTGTCGGTGGCGGTATGGGAGCTGCAGCCGTATTTGAAAAACTTTGATAGTCCAGTAACCTCTTTTTGCGCTTAAAAGCTGTTCGTTTAAAGAACCGGTTTTCCTTTTCTGGAAAATCGGTTCTTCAGGAATAAGCCCGAGCCAACTCAAGTATTTTCCCGTCTGGCCCATGAGATCAACATCCCCCTGGCCGGCATCCTGCAGAATCTGTTTGTTCTGGAAGATCGCCAGGCAGGGTATCTGTCTGCCAATCACAAAGCGTCCGATGCTGCAGATATCAGCATGACCGCCCTATCTCATCCGTATAAAGGCAGGCGAATAATGAATTTGGCTCCTGTTCCCGGATTAGATTCGACTGTCATTTCCCCTTTATGATTTTTGGTGATAATGAAATAGGAGACACTCAGTCCAAGACCAGTTCCCACGCCCTTCGGCTTGGTGGTGAAAAATGGATCAAATATCTGCTTTCGGATTCTTTCATCCATTCCAGGCCCGTTGTCCTCTATCTCGATACAGGACATATTCTTAACTGAATCGAGATAGGTCCGGATAATGAACTTGGGCTCCGTAATCCCTGCGCTCTGCATAGCCTGGGCACCGTTGGTCAGGATGTTTAGGACTACCTGCTGAATTTTGCCGGTCTGACAGGGGACGGCAGGCAGATTATCATCATATTCCCTGATGATCTCAATTTTCTTAAAGTCATACTCTTTTTTTAAGTCGTAATCGGTGGCTGCCAGTTCAATGGTTTTGTCCAGGATTTTGTATAGATGATGGGTGGATGTGGTCGCGTCTTCTTTTCGAGCAAAACTGAGCATATTATTCACCGTCTCGGATACTCGTTGTCCAGAGGAAGTTATGGCTTCAATCATCCTTTGTATGCCTCTGTCTTCCATGAATCGTTCAATGGACGCCATGGTAATGCCTGCGGCTTCAGCCGCTTTTAAGTTGGCTGGGATATTGGCGCCGGCCCTAAGCCGTTGTGACATTACCTGGGCGGTCTGCATCATACTGGCAAGGGGATTGTTGATTTCGTGGGCCATGCCGGCGGCAAGCCCCCCGACGGAAAGCATCTTCTCACTCTGTATCATCATCTCTTCCATTCGAACCAGCTCTGTCACGTTATCTATCCGGATCACGGCGCCTTCCACGCCATTAGCCACCAGGGGGAAAATGGTGATATCTTCGTAGTAAATTTCCTGGTCCACCTTACGGGAGATTTTAGGCGATTTGATCACCCGACGTTCCCGGATAGATGTATGTATGTTTTCCATCTCGTCGCTTAGGCGGGGAAACACCTTGGCCAGGGATTGGGCTTGGGCCTCCTTGAACTTCAGTCCGGTGACTTGTTCCGTCTGACGGTTCCATTGAGTTACCCGGCCTTCTTTGTCCACCGCAACAAGCATGGACGGCATGGAATTAATGATATTGGAGAGATAGTTTCGTAATTTGCGCAGTTCTTCTTCGTCCTTCTTATGCTGTGAAATAAACCGGGCCTGTTGAACATTTTGATATGCCGTAAGTGAGAGCTGCCGGGTCACCGCAAAGAGCACGTTTGCCGCGTTCTTGAATTGCTCATCCGACATGATGGGGACCTGGAGGTAGGCCGCACGGAAGTCATTTTCGTCGACACCGATTTCATGGGCATAGGCTACAATTTTTTCCTCATCCAGGGCTTCGTTCCGGACCTGACCGATCAGCCAGTTGGCAATATGGCGCCCGCCGACGGAAATACTGGCGCCTGCGTTCCACAGGCCTGCACTCAGACAGGCCATGATATTGGGGCCATCGGGATTATGGCGTCCGACCATTGAGTCGGAGTAATTGCACTTTTCGCAGCCTTTTTTTGTTTTTCGAATAATTTTTTCACACAGATCCGTAAAGTTGCTCGGCTGGGTGATCGGTTTGCCGTCAGGCTGGGTGATTAGGGCTGCCACGCCAAAGGCCTTGGCATACAGGTCCTGGAGCTGCTGGATATCGGATAGATTAAACAGGTCTTCCAAGGCAATGTCTGCGACATCTCCAAGCGGCTGGGTCAGGGCCAGGATACGATTTTCAAGGGCTTGGGCCATTCGTTTGCGTTCGGTAATGTTCTGAACAAAGGCAATGGCATATTCTTGGTTCTTGTATTCTATAATGTTGCCGGCCAACTCAATGAAAATCACGGAACCGTCCTTTTTGATGTGCTCCCGTTCTATGGTGCGTACACTCCGGCTATCCAATTTACGCCAATTGGAAGCCCAGTCTTTAGTAACCCTCGGATCAATGTCGAACAAAGAAAGAGCCGACAGTTCTTTTTGCGTATAGCCGAGAAGTTGTGCGGCTTTTTGGTTGACCTCCAAAATCCGGCCATCCAGAGCGATACGATAGATTCCGATATTGGCGTGGTCAATAATGAATCGGGAAAGATACAGGGATTCCTCTGTCTTTTTCCGTTCGGTGAGATCGGCATGAAGGCCGACAAAACGCAAGGGATTCCCCTGGTCATCCCTGGAAACAATTTTTCCTCTCGACAGTATCCACATATAGGTGCCGTCCTTACGCAGAAACCTGAACTCCGCCTTATATGTTTTCATTTTTCCTGTAAAATAGCGGTCAATGGCCGATTTGGTCGGCTCGATATCATCTGCATGTAGGCGCCTTGTAAATTCGTCAAAGGTTCCTGGGAATTCATTGGGTTCATATCCTGCCATCGTGTAATAACGGTCATCATAGTATATGGTGCCTTTTTGGATATCCCAGTCCCATATGCCTTCGTTGGCCCCTGACAAGGCCAGGCTCAACCGTTCCCGGCTCCGGAGCAGTTCCTCCTCCACAGCCTTTCGCCGAAGGACCTCTTTTTGGGGCCGCTCTTGGTTCTCCTGCAGCGCCACCTCAAAAGCAAGCTCTTTTTTTTCTCGGTTAAGCAGGAGGCCCACCAGCATAATCCCGCAAAAGATGGCCAGGCCGTATGGCCAAGCCATGGCTTTCATTAAAGTCCACCCCGTGTGGAAATCCTTAATAAAAAGAAAGCCCGGCAGGATGATCAGGGTGGCAAAAAATGAACTGCTAAAGGCGTTTCGACCTGAAGAAAAGCTTGCGGGAAAACGGTTCAACACGATTCCGGATAGTGCAGCCAGAGATACGCCGATAACCCCGGCCAATGTCCCGCCTCCGCCAAGGTAAATTCGGAATCCCCCGGCCAGGAATGCGCTGACCACAGCGGAAACCGGTCCGCCAAATGCCCCGCTTAGGGCGATGATGGCATTTCTTTGGTCCACGATAACGCCTTCAAAAACAGGAATTTGGGCGAACATGCAGCCAATGGCAAACAGGCCGAAGGAAATTCCCATAAATATCTGGCGCCTGAACCAGACGGATTCCCTAAAATTGCGGAGCAGATATCCGTATACTGTTACCAAGGCGATAAATATAGCCAGATTATTGAACAGTGAAAAAAATAATTCAACGCCACGGATCATTACCATTCATCCTCACCTTATATGAACATCGCGATATTGAAAATTAACATAATAAAAGATACCAGCAGGATAATTTGAATACTGTATACTATACCTGCTATTATTCGCCCTTGAAAGCTTATTTTAGTTACCAGCGAAATTCGTGATTTTGATCCATAGATGCCGCCTGTGATCAAAGACGGCAATACCTAAAAAAAACTATTCTGAAAATGGTGTCGTGTTGTCCGGAACCGCTGAATACCGGTGGAAAATACGGCGTTAAGGTGAGAAGCCCCTGGGCCACCCGGACAGTGACTTCGTTTCTTCCCCGCTGCTGCTGAAGGCCTTTGGCTCCCTGAAAGGCATACCGTACCTGGGTTGACACCTCTTCGGATGTCGTCCCCACAGATCCACTTCGTATCCGGCTGAAAGTCCGACACTGAAGGTCTTGGAATGGCTGGTGGAGGTTCCGTCGGCAGCTATTTATAAAATTAGTGGTTTCAAAAGACGGTTCCTTTTTTTTGTTTTAGGGACGCGGCTCAACGGTTGTGATTTGAATAGAATCCTCTGCCCGTTCCGTAATGTCCATGACGACCGCCTCTGTCGTTACCTCCCCCGCGGGTGAGCAGCAGGAGAGATAAAATGCAAATGAGGATGATTGAGACAATGGCGGGCCCTTTTTTCAGGTGGACCAAAAAAATTTTCCAATTGAGAGCCAGGTGGATAATACATAGAATCAGAAAAATAACGCTTATCCATTCATGAAGGGGTTTTATGCCACCGATGCCAAGATGGAACATCATCATAATGCCGGTCAGCGCAACAATGAAGAACGTCAGTGTCAGGGCCGGGAGCAGGTTGGTTCGAATCGTTTTTTTTGTCATTTTGTGTGTTCCTTAATTGACTGCGTTAATGATTAAATTTTGTTAGTGCCTGTTTAGCGCAAAGGCGGTGCCAGGTGATTGTGTTAATTTTGAGTAAAAATAAATCATGTAAAAACAATATGTTGTCGCATGGCCTTAAGGTGATTAATTGATGCTGTGCTGTGGGCTGTGGGTCGGGGAAAGCAGGTGTGAAATCTTTTCACAGGAACGGGTGTGTCACCGTGAAAAGATGTTACTCTTTATCAATGCCAAGCCGCTTAAGTTTATATATCATCCCCCGCCGGGTAATCCCAAGCATATCTGCGGCTTTGGTACGGTTTTCTTTTGTCTGTATTAGGCGGTGTCAACCTCTGTCTCTTCAAGGGTTTTAATCTTTGTGGCATCATTTGCGGCGTATTCGGTAAATTGAAGGGTGGTTTGGGAAGAATTACATCGGTCTGAGCAAGCAGTCTCACCCGCTCCATGGTATTTGCAAGCTCCCGATAGCGTATTTCGAGGATTAAAATTTGCGCCCAACGAAGTAATCGGCAAAATTTACGGTTTTCGCTCGGGCACTGATTATCCCCCGGCAACCAGCGGAAAAAGCCCGACCTGGTCACTTTCCTCTAGTTCCTGGTCAGGCATCACTCTTTTGCCGTTGATAAAAATCAGGCTGACAGCCCCATCAGGGATACCCAGCTTTCGGATCAAGCCGCCCGCAGTTGTGCCTTTTTCCACCTTAAGGGAACCCGAGCCCTTTGGATAATATCTATAAAGGGTGGTAAACAGGTCTATATTTATTTCAATCATCAGACGCTTTCTCTTGTTCCGGGTTTTCCGGTTCCGGTGCTTTGGCAGGTAAAATCGGCTCAGAACCTTCAACGGACCGAATATGAATATCCCGCTGGGGAAAACTGATTTCTATGTTGTTTTCTTTAAAATGTTTATCAATCCTGAATCTGACATCCGTCTCCACTTCCAGCATATGGTCTAT is a genomic window of uncultured Desulfobacter sp. containing:
- a CDS encoding MoaD/ThiS family protein, translating into MIEINIDLFTTLYRYYPKGSGSLKVEKGTTAGGLIRKLGIPDGAVSLIFINGKRVMPDQELEESDQVGLFPLVAGG
- a CDS encoding thiolase family protein — its product is MKDAYIVQSVRTPGCKQKKGLFSQTRPEELISFIMKEAVERTPNLKFEDIDDVMLGCAFPEAEQGLNLGRIAAKMAGFPDEVSGATVNRFCASGLEAIALASMRVTAGWSDICIGAGCESMTFVPMGGNVPRPHPEYSKTNPEMYVSMGITAENVAERYNVSREDQDAFAAQSQAKALAARDGGNFIEIIPTPAYKYVAQPDGTYKKETFIVEHDDGIRASTPEGLAKLGAVFKVNGTVTAGNSSQTTDGAAATIVASKEKCEEFGLTPIARLIGYTTVGCKADEMGVGPKYAIPKVLKQVGMTIDDIDIYEINEAFASQALHCIRELGLEKYMDKINIHGGAIALGHPLGCTGAKLTATCIANLKEVGGKYGIVSMCVGGGMGAAAVFEKL
- a CDS encoding DUF4405 domain-containing protein, whose protein sequence is MTKKTIRTNLLPALTLTFFIVALTGIMMMFHLGIGGIKPLHEWISVIFLILCIIHLALNWKIFLVHLKKGPAIVSIILICILSLLLLTRGGGNDRGGRHGHYGTGRGFYSNHNR
- a CDS encoding PocR ligand-binding domain-containing protein, producing the protein MVMIRGVELFFSLFNNLAIFIALVTVYGYLLRNFRESVWFRRQIFMGISFGLFAIGCMFAQIPVFEGVIVDQRNAIIALSGAFGGPVSAVVSAFLAGGFRIYLGGGGTLAGVIGVSLAALSGIVLNRFPASFSSGRNAFSSSFFATLIILPGFLFIKDFHTGWTLMKAMAWPYGLAIFCGIMLVGLLLNREKKELAFEVALQENQERPQKEVLRRKAVEEELLRSRERLSLALSGANEGIWDWDIQKGTIYYDDRYYTMAGYEPNEFPGTFDEFTRRLHADDIEPTKSAIDRYFTGKMKTYKAEFRFLRKDGTYMWILSRGKIVSRDDQGNPLRFVGLHADLTERKKTEESLYLSRFIIDHANIGIYRIALDGRILEVNQKAAQLLGYTQKELSALSLFDIDPRVTKDWASNWRKLDSRSVRTIEREHIKKDGSVIFIELAGNIIEYKNQEYAIAFVQNITERKRMAQALENRILALTQPLGDVADIALEDLFNLSDIQQLQDLYAKAFGVAALITQPDGKPITQPSNFTDLCEKIIRKTKKGCEKCNYSDSMVGRHNPDGPNIMACLSAGLWNAGASISVGGRHIANWLIGQVRNEALDEEKIVAYAHEIGVDENDFRAAYLQVPIMSDEQFKNAANVLFAVTRQLSLTAYQNVQQARFISQHKKDEEELRKLRNYLSNIINSMPSMLVAVDKEGRVTQWNRQTEQVTGLKFKEAQAQSLAKVFPRLSDEMENIHTSIRERRVIKSPKISRKVDQEIYYEDITIFPLVANGVEGAVIRIDNVTELVRMEEMMIQSEKMLSVGGLAAGMAHEINNPLASMMQTAQVMSQRLRAGANIPANLKAAEAAGITMASIERFMEDRGIQRMIEAITSSGQRVSETVNNMLSFARKEDATTSTHHLYKILDKTIELAATDYDLKKEYDFKKIEIIREYDDNLPAVPCQTGKIQQVVLNILTNGAQAMQSAGITEPKFIIRTYLDSVKNMSCIEIEDNGPGMDERIRKQIFDPFFTTKPKGVGTGLGLSVSYFIITKNHKGEMTVESNPGTGAKFIIRLPLYG